A window of Nocardia arthritidis genomic DNA:
CCGCCGCGGTCGAATTCCCAATACAGCAGGGCGAAGACCAGCACATTGGTGATCCAGATGGACCCGCCGGAACCGAGCAGCTTCGCGGGTTGATTGCTGAGCACGCCGGTGAGCAGCCCGTCCACCAGCAGGGCCGCCGACCACACGTTGGCCAGACCGAGCAGACCGGTCAGGACCAATCCGAGGGCGCGCAGCAGATTCGACTCGTGATTGATGCGTACCGGGTTCGCGGCGAACAGGACGATCAAGAGCAGCAGTTCCAGCGTCGGCAGCGGCCACCATGGATCCATGCGGAATTCGCGAGGCAGCGCCACCATGCAGACGACGGCCAGCGTTGCCACGATCCGCGATTCGCCCGCGGTCTTCCGCTGCCAGGCCGGAACGTCGTCGTCGGCGCTCGTCATAGCGCCAGTATCGTCCGTATTTGCGGTGTGTCGCCGCCGAACACACCCCTCAGAGCAGCAGCGTCGATGTCACCGCCGCGAGGCAGACCGCGATCACCAACCCCAGCGCGATCGCATCGGCCCGGCCTGGCGTCGTCGGATGCGCGGTGAGCTGGCCGGTGCCGCCGCGCGCGGTGATGGCCTCGCCGAGTTCGCCCGCGCGCCTCGTCGATACGGCCATGGCGGCGGTGAGCAGGTCGATCATCGGATTGTCCGCGGCGCGGTAGAGGAAACTGTCCTTGGGCCGGAGCTTGCGCGCGGCCCGCAGCACCCGCATCTCCTCCAGCAGCAGCGGCAGCCCGCGCAGGGTGAGCGCGATGACGACGGCCCATTCATCCACCGGCACACGGAGTTTGCGCAGCGGTGCGCCGAGAGTGGCCAGAGCGGGGGCGATTTCGCCCATAGGGGTGGTCCAGGCGACGATGAACGACGCGGCCACCATCATCAATCCGAAGAGTACGACCTGCACATAGCGGATCACCGCGTCCACACCCGCGGGAACGGTGGTCAGACCGCTGAAGATCAGCAGACCCCAGAACCACAGCGGCAGCCGCGGCAGCGTGCCGAGCGGCAGCCGGGCCGTAAGACAAACGGCCGCAAGGAAAATCACCATCAGCCCGAGCACCGGCCAGGACGGCCAGAACATCAGCACCAGGCTGATCAGGAAGACCGCGATCATCTTGGTGCCCGCCCACAGGCTGTGCACCGGGCTGGCGACCGGAACCTCGCGCAGCAGCACGGTACTCATCGGTGGCCTCCCTGTTCGATATGCAGTGCGGAATCGATCGCCGGACGCGCCGTGGCCCTGGGCGAATCCGGTTGGCGCACCGGATCTTTGGCTGCCTCCCGGACGGGCTCGGCCTCCAGGATGCGCCCGGCCTCCAGGTGGACGGTGCGGTCGCACACCGCGGCCATATCCGTGACATCGTGCGAGATGACGATCAGCGTGAGACCGGAATCCCGCAGGTGCGCAAGCAATTCCACAATATCGGTGCGGCCCGTCGGATCCAGGCCCGCCAGCGGCTCGTCGAGCACGACAACCGGCGCGTGGCTGGCGACGATGGCCGCGAGCACCACTCGCTTGGCCTGCCCGCCGCTGAGTTCCTCGATCGAGCGCGCGGCCAGCGCCCGATGCAGGCCCACCGCGTCCAGCGCCCGGCCGACCGCGCCGGATCCGGTGGCCCGGCCGCCCCAGTCGGCGATTTCCGCGCCGACCGTCTCCTTCTGCAGCTGCAGGCGAGAATGCTGGAAGGCCAGCTCCACCCGGCCGATCTGTTTCGCGACCGGTTTGCCGGCGAGTTCGCAACGGCCGGAACTCGGTTCGAGCAATCCGGCGATGATCCAGGCCAGCGTCGACTTGCCGGAGCCGTTGCCACCGACGACGAGCAGCGCCTCACCGCGCCGCACCGACAGCTCGACACCGTGCAAAGCCGGTGCCTCCCAAGGGGTTCCGCGATTGTAGGTGTAGCGGACGTCGTGCAGCCGCAGGATCGGATCGCCCATCGGCCTGCGCCGCTGGTCGCGCACCGGCTGCGGCCATGCGGGCAGTTGGGTGACGGTGCGCCCGTTCGCCAGATGGATCACCCGGTCGGCGGCGGCCGCATCGGCCTCATGGTGGGTGACCAGCACCACCGCCATCGGATGCCGCCTCGGCAGCTCGGCGAGCAGGGCGACCAGATCGCGGCGGCCCTCCGGATCGATCATCGAGGTGGCCTCGTCGGCGATGAGCAGCGCGGGCCTGCGGGCCAGCGCCGCCGCCACCGCGAGCCGCTGCTGCTGGCCGCCGGACAGCGTCGCGGTCTCCTTCTCGCCCATGCCGTCCAGGCCGACCTCACGCAGCAGCCCGTCCACATCGACCTGCCCGGCCAACTCCAGCGGCAGACCCCAGACGACGTCGTCGGCCACCCGCACGCCGAGCGTCTGGCTCTCCGGCCGCTGCAACACCATCGCGGTGCCGCCGAGATGGCCGAGCCCCGCCGAACCGGGCCGGTCCACCGTGCCCCCGGTGGGCGGCAGACCGGCGAGCAGCCTGGTCAGCGTGGATTTACCGGAACCGTTGTGCCCGACCACCGCGACGAATTCGCCGACGTCGACGCTCAATTCGATATCCCGCAGCGCATCGGTCCTGGCACCGGGATAGCGGAAGGACGCGCCGCGCAGGGTGACCGGCAGCGGCGCGATGGGCCGGTCGTCGGGCGGTGCGTCG
This region includes:
- a CDS encoding ABC transporter ATP-binding protein: MSALPRTGPIEHGPLRPIELATGAVLGGVTVGLVTVGSVVPIAAGLNLVAAVPLGLLAYRHRLRALVTTTMAATLVSFVVAGLLTATGIVAAATVAGVVGIVKRRRGGVIAVAGLSALTALAWAALSIVGLLVLSRARNLLFDNIHNSARGIQELAAKQPQLAPLGRAAMDAAETVLHWWWAFVGGGVAFGVVTTAMFSWYVLGAVLDRLTWLPGADRLDAPPDDRPIAPLPVTLRGASFRYPGARTDALRDIELSVDVGEFVAVVGHNGSGKSTLTRLLAGLPPTGGTVDRPGSAGLGHLGGTAMVLQRPESQTLGVRVADDVVWGLPLELAGQVDVDGLLREVGLDGMGEKETATLSGGQQQRLAVAAALARRPALLIADEATSMIDPEGRRDLVALLAELPRRHPMAVVLVTHHEADAAAADRVIHLANGRTVTQLPAWPQPVRDQRRRPMGDPILRLHDVRYTYNRGTPWEAPALHGVELSVRRGEALLVVGGNGSGKSTLAWIIAGLLEPSSGRCELAGKPVAKQIGRVELAFQHSRLQLQKETVGAEIADWGGRATGSGAVGRALDAVGLHRALAARSIEELSGGQAKRVVLAAIVASHAPVVVLDEPLAGLDPTGRTDIVELLAHLRDSGLTLIVISHDVTDMAAVCDRTVHLEAGRILEAEPVREAAKDPVRQPDSPRATARPAIDSALHIEQGGHR
- a CDS encoding energy-coupling factor transporter transmembrane component T family protein — encoded protein: MSTVLLREVPVASPVHSLWAGTKMIAVFLISLVLMFWPSWPVLGLMVIFLAAVCLTARLPLGTLPRLPLWFWGLLIFSGLTTVPAGVDAVIRYVQVVLFGLMMVAASFIVAWTTPMGEIAPALATLGAPLRKLRVPVDEWAVVIALTLRGLPLLLEEMRVLRAARKLRPKDSFLYRAADNPMIDLLTAAMAVSTRRAGELGEAITARGGTGQLTAHPTTPGRADAIALGLVIAVCLAAVTSTLLL